The Acidobacteriota bacterium region AACCAGCGCTCGACGTCGGTCACGGTCTCAGATGCGCGGGTAGCCATAGTATATGTGTAATGTAACACACATACCTCGCCGTTTCAACAGGCACGCTTCCGTGTCATTTTTCAGTGATGCTCAAAACTGGGGGTGGGCAAGCCGGGCGGGGCGCTTGACCCCCACCTCCCTCCGTTCTAAGATCCCTCCAGACTTGAATCTGGGTGCCCTGCTTTGCCCGTGATGGTCGGAGGCTCGTTTGAGCCAACGTTTCACCCGAGGAGCTGCGATGCCGAGCGGTGTGCATGCCTCCGCGCGAGGAAGCCTGAAGCCCGGCTCTTATAGCGGTTCCACCTGCTAATGGCAGGTTCATCGACCTCTCCACACGGCAAAGCGGGGCCTTTCGTCTAATTCTCTCATCCACGGCTGCCATCGCCGCGGGGTGCTACACCCGTCAGGGCGCGTAGCCTTCGCGAGGGCCCCGCCAGAAGCGGGCCTCGAAAGGACGCGGCATGAACGAAGTGTCTTACGTCGTCAACGCCTTGATTACCGCGGCGATTGGCGCGATCTGCCTGTTCGTCTGGTTCGGGAATCGGAAGCGTGCGGCTGTCGAGATCGTGGGGCGCGCCGAAGAGAAGGCGGCCGGCATCGTCCGGGACGCCGCGCGCGAGGCCGAGAACGCGAAGAAGGAAGCGCTGCTCGAAGCGAAAGAGCGCACGCACGAGCTGGTCGTCGAAGGCGAACGCCAGGCGCGCGAACGCCGGCAGCAACTGACCGGGATCGAGCAGACGCTCAATCGCCGCGAGCAGACGCTCACCGAACGGGCCACGCTCCTGGAGCAGCGGGAAAAGGAACTCCGCGCCCAGGAGCAGGGCGTGCAGAAGCGGGACAAGGCCAGCACCGAAACCGCCGCCAAGTACCAGGCGCTGGTCGCGGACCAGCAGCGCGAACTGCAGCGCGTGGCCGGGCTGACCGCAGACGAGGCCCGGGAACTGCTGCTGAAGCAGATTGAGGGTGACGCGAAGCGGGATGCCGCCAACCTGGTGAAGCGCCTCGAGGCCGAAGCCCGCGAGACCGCCGCGGCGAAGGCCCGCCAGATCGTCACCGAAGCGGTGCAGCGGAGCGCCGCCGAGCACGCCGTCGAAACCACCGTCTCGGTGGTGGACCTGCCGAGCGAAGACCTCAAGGGGCGGATCATCGGCCGAGAGGGCCGCAACATCCGGGCCCTGGAGATTGCCACCGGCGTCGACTTGATCGTCGATGACACACCGGGAGCGATCATCCTGTCTGGCTTCGATCCGTACCGGCGCCAGATCGCCAAGCGCGCCATCGAGCGCCTGATCGCCGACGGCCGCATTCACCCGGCGCGGATCGAGGAGGTGGTCGAGAAGGTCAAGACCGAACTCGACGAGGAAGTCCGGCACGAAGGCGAAGCCGCTGCGTTCGAACTCGGCCTGCATGATCTGCATCCCGAGGTGCTGAGGCTGATGGGCCGGCTGAAGTACCGGACCAGCTACGGCCAGAACGTGCTGGAGCACTCGAAGGAAGTGGCCTTCCTGGCCGGCACGATGGCCCGCGAAATCGGGCTGCGCACGCCGGTCACCGTGCGCGCGGCGTTCCTGCACGATATCGGCAAGGCCATCGATCGCGAGATGCAGGGCACGCACCTCGAAATCGGGCTCGAGTTCCTCCGCAAGCACGGTGAACAACCGGCCGTGCTCGACGCGGTGGCGGCGCACCACATGGACATCGACTGGCCGTCGCTCGAAGCGATGATTGTCCAGGCGGCCGACGCGATCTCCGCCGCGCGGCCCGGCGCCCGGCGCGACACGCTCGAATCGTACGTCA contains the following coding sequences:
- the rny gene encoding ribonuclease Y, with product MNEVSYVVNALITAAIGAICLFVWFGNRKRAAVEIVGRAEEKAAGIVRDAAREAENAKKEALLEAKERTHELVVEGERQARERRQQLTGIEQTLNRREQTLTERATLLEQREKELRAQEQGVQKRDKASTETAAKYQALVADQQRELQRVAGLTADEARELLLKQIEGDAKRDAANLVKRLEAEARETAAAKARQIVTEAVQRSAAEHAVETTVSVVDLPSEDLKGRIIGREGRNIRALEIATGVDLIVDDTPGAIILSGFDPYRRQIAKRAIERLIADGRIHPARIEEVVEKVKTELDEEVRHEGEAAAFELGLHDLHPEVLRLMGRLKYRTSYGQNVLEHSKEVAFLAGTMAREIGLRTPVTVRAAFLHDIGKAIDREMQGTHLEIGLEFLRKHGEQPAVLDAVAAHHMDIDWPSLEAMIVQAADAISAARPGARRDTLESYVKRLEKLEGIADSFKGVSKAFALQAGREIRIMVESEKISDEEAVWLSKDIARRIENELEYPGQIKVTVIRETRAVEYAK